From one Scophthalmus maximus strain ysfricsl-2021 chromosome 19, ASM2237912v1, whole genome shotgun sequence genomic stretch:
- the cds1 gene encoding phosphatidate cytidylyltransferase 1: MTELRKRGGGGDGGGGGGGEPDSTDNISDKEADGDDRLGLSGDAEGECDVDSKADTPDVPLSTADTDNTPQCLNKALEGLPPRWKNYWIRGVLSLAMISGFFLIIFMGPVTLIFVVMGVQIKCFQEIITIGYRVYHSYELPWFRTLSWYFLICVNYFFYGETVADYFGALVQREEPLQFLARYHRFISFALYLAGFCMFVLSLVKKHYRLQFYMFAWTHVTLLIVVTQSHLVIQNLFEGMIWFIVPISIVICNDIMAYLFGFFFGRTPLIKLSPKKTWEGFIGGFFSTVVFGFILAYLLSQFQYFVCPVGFNSDTNGFTVECEPSEIFVMHEYTLPAVIQNTLRWKTVTLYPFQIHSIFLSSFGSLIGPFGGFFASGFKRAFKIKDFASTIPGHGGIMDRFDCQYLMATFTHVYIASFIRGPNPSKVLQQLLMLQPEQQLGIFHTLHSHLRERGMLPPAE, encoded by the exons ATGACGGAGCTGAGGaagcgaggcggcggcggcgacggaggaggaggcggaggaggagaaccGGACAGCACCGACAACATCAGCGACAAG GAGGCCGACGGCGACGACAGGCTCGGCCTGTCGGGCGACGCGGAAGGGGAATGCGACGTCGATTCCAAAGCAGACACTCCAGATGTTCCCCTCTCCACCGCCGACACGGACAACACTCCACAATGCCTGAACAAAGCTCTGGAGGGCCTGCCgcccag ATGGAAGAACTACTGGATACGAGGGGTTCTGTCCTTAGCCATGATCTCAGgcttcttcctcatcatcttcatggGACCCGTCACTCTGATATTCGTG GTCATGGGTGTCCAAATCAAGTGTTTCCAGGAAATCATCACCATTGGCTACAGAGTGTACCATTCCTACGAGCTGCCCTGGTTCAGGACTCTGAGCTG GTACTTCCTGATCTGCGTCAACTACTTCTTCTACGGTGAAACGGTGGCGGACTACTTCGGGGCCCTGGTGCAGCGGGAGGAACCTCTGCAGTTCTTGGCTCGCTACCACCGCTTCATCTCCTTTGCTCTGTACCTCGCAG GTTTCTGCATGTTTGTGCTGAGTTTAGTGAAGAAACATTACCGCCTGCAGTTTTATATG TTTGCTTGGACCCATGTGACCCTGTTGATTGTGGTAACTCAGTCCCACCTTGTCATTCAGAACCTGTTTGAAGGAATGATCTG GTTCATCGTCCCGATCTCCATTGTGATCTGCAACGACATCATGGCCTACCTGTTTGGATTCTTCTTCGGGAGGACTCCACTGATTAAG CTTTCACCAAAGAAGACGTGGGAGGGCTTCATCGGCGGGTTCTTCTCCACGGTGGTGTTCGGCTTCATC CTGGCCTACCTGCTGTCTCAGTTCCAGTACTTTGTGTGTCCCGTGGGCTTCAACAGCGACACCAACGGCTTCACGGTGGAATGTGAGCCGTCCGAAATCTTCGTGATGCACGAGTACACGCTGCCCGCCGTGATACAGAACACGCTGAGATGG aAAACGGTGACGCTGTATCCGTTCCAGATCCACAGCATCTTCCTCTCGTCCTTCGGGTCTCTCATCGGGCCGTTCGGAGGCTTCTTTGCCAGCGGCTTCAAGCGAGCCTTCAAAATTAAA GACTTTGCCAGCACCATCCCGGGCCACGGCGGCATCATGGACCGGTTCGACTGCCAGTACCTGATGGCCACCTTCACGCACGTCTACATCGCCAGCTTCATCAG GGGTCCGAACCCCAGCAAGGTGCTGCAGCAGTTGCTGATGCTTCAGCCCGAACAGCAGCTCGGCATCTTCCACACGCTGCACTCCCACCTGAGGGAGAGGGGCATGCTGCCCCCGGCcgagtga
- the tmem175 gene encoding endosomal/lysosomal potassium channel TMEM175 gives MGEPDESEIIEEHRVEEETEAKGTRSVAASCSSFPGSVSASDRLLGHSSTQSSHRLLAYSDALISIIATVMILPVAHTKMEDDEELRQSVQLLLTTKIAVYLMTFLIVTVAWAAHIRLFQVIVRIDDCLALLNLACMMLITFLPYTFSLMATFPENILGILLFCGCVMVIGVIQSVIVLYAFSRPFLLSEHVQISENQTFYKHHILKVIMRVPLMCLFASIFSFIFFQLSYVLLAIVIFLPYISQCLKWCRSKAIGQVDESPESMLFYTYLPNEPLSKERVEAFSDGVYAIVATLLILDICEDNVPDPTVVKEQFGGSLVAALQVYGPEYLAYFGSFATVGLLWFVHHSLFLHVTKTTRFMGLLNTFSLAFVGGLPLAYQLTHEFPRNSRNELEAIQISCVIIFFAGIFQLCIWVAALYNEQETLHPYVRYGGREHAFMLAKLALYPCVALGTFFLTCILSRFSASIFHLMEITVPFAFLVLRLLVRVGLALLRQIFCPDRSDLRTVVEEDDDEARVPFNAVVT, from the exons ATGGGGGAACCCGACGAGAGCGAGATCATCGAGGAGCACCGCGtcgaggaggagacggaggcgaAGGGGACGAGGAGCGTCGCCGCGTCCTGCTCCTCGTTCCCGGGCAGCGTCAGCGCGTCCGACCGGCTGCTGGGCCACAGCAGCACCCAGTCCTCGCACCGCCTGCTCGCCTACAGCGACGCCCTCATCTCCATCATCGCCACCGTCATG ATATTACCTGTTGCCCATACAAAGATGGAAGATGATGAG GAGTTGCGGCAGAGCGTCCAGCTCCTGCTGACGACGAAGATCGCCGTTTACCTGATGACGTTCCTGATCGTGACAGTTGCCTGGGCCGCTCACATCAG gtTATTCCAGGTGATTGTGCGGATCGACGATTGCCTCGCCTTGCTGAACCTC GCCTGCATGATGCTGATAACCTTTCTGCCCTACACA ttttctttaATGGCGACTTTCCCCGAGAATATCCTGGGGATTCTTCTCTTCTGCGGTTGCGTGATGGTGATCGGTGTCATTCAG TCGGTGATTGTGTTGTACGCCTTCAGCCGCCCCTTCCTGCTGAGCGAACACGTCCAGATCTCGGAGAACCAGACCTTCTACAAACACCACATCCTCAAGGTCATCATGCGAGTTCCCCTCATGTGCCTCTTCGCCAgcatcttctccttcatcttcttccagcTG tCTTACGTGCTGCTGGCCATCGTCATCTTCCTGCCTTACATCTCCCAGTGTTTGAAGTGGTGTCGCAGCAAAGCAATCG GTCAGGTGGACGAGTCTCCAGAGTCCATGCTGTTCTACACCTACCTGCCCAACGAACCGCTCAGCAAGGAGCGAGTGGAGGCTTTCAGTGACGGCGTTTATGCCATCGTAGCAACGCTTCTCATCCTGGACATATG CGAGGACAACGTTCCGGACCCGACCGTCGTGAAGGAGCAGTTTGGCGGCAGCCTGGTCGCCGCCCTGCAGGTTTACGGTCCGGAGTACCTCGCCTACTTCGGCTCCTTCGCCACCGTCGGCCTCCTCTGGTTCGTCCACCACTCGCTCTTCCTCCACGTCACCAAGACGACGCGCTTCATGGGCCTGCTGAACACCTTCTCGTTGGCGTTCGTCGGAGGTCTACCGTTGGCCTACCAGCTCACGCACGAATTCCCGCGCAACTCCCGCAATGAGCTGGAAGCCATTCAGATCAGCTGCGTGATCATTTTCTTCGCAGGCATATTTCAGCTCTGCATTTGGGTGGCCGCGCTCTACAACGAACAGGAAACCCTGCACCCTTACGTGCGGTACGGCGGACGCGAACACGCGTTCATGCTGGCTAAGCTAGCTCTGTACCCGTGCGTGGCTCTAGGGACATTTTTCCTGACGTGTATTCTGAGCAGATTTAGCGCCTCCATCTTTCACCTGATGGAGATCACGGTGCCTTTTGCCTTTCTCGTGTTGAGGCTGCTGGTGCGCGTCGGGCTCGCGCTTCTACGGCAGATCTTCTGTCCCGATCGGTCCGACCTGAGGACCGTCGTagaggaggatgatgacgaGGCAAGAGTGCCGTTCAACGCCGTGGTTACCTAG